Below is a genomic region from Streptomyces sp. NBC_00461.
CGCCGGCAGGTGGCCGCGGAGGCGCGGCGCCGGATCGCCGAGCGGCGCGACCGGGACGAACTGGCCCGGCGCGCGGTGGCCACGACGCCCGACCGGGTCGACTTCCTGTACGCCGGCAAGCTCCAGCTTGTCGAACTGCGCAGGACGGTTCAGCCGCTCGCCCGCAAGCTCGCCACCCGGCTCGCGGCGCGTCGGCGACGCGCCTCCCGCGGCAGCATCGACCTGCGCCGCACCCTGCGCGGATCGCTGTCGACGGGCGGGGTGCCGATGAAGCCGGTGCTGCGCAGACGTCGTCCGGTACGGCCCGAACTGGTGCTGCTGTGCGACGTGTCGGGGTCGGTGTCCGGGTTCTCGGACTTCACCATGCTGTTGGTGCAGGCGCTGCACGACCAGTTCAGCAAGGTGCGGGTGTTCGCCTTCGTCAACCGGCTCGACGAGGTGACCCCGCTCCTCGAGCACGGCGCGGCCGACCCGGAGGGGCTGGGCGCCCGCATCCGCGCGGAGGCGACGCTCACGGGCTGGCACGGCAGCAGCGACTACGGCGTCGCGCTGGGCGAGTTCGCGGAGCGCTACGGCGACGCGGTCGGCCCGCGCACCACGGTGTTCATCCTCGGTGACGCCCGTACGAACAGAAGTGACCCGAACCTGGCGGCTGTGGGGCGCTTCGCCGAACGGGCCCGGCGCGTCTACTGGTTGAACCCCGAGCCGCAGGCCCTGTGGGGAACGGGCGACTCCGCCGCACCGGGATACGCCGAGCTGGTCGAGATGCACGAGTGCCGCACCGCCCGCCAGCTCAGCGCACTCGTCGCACGCCTGCTTCCGGTCTGACCGCCCCGGCACGCGCAGGCAGACACCGTGCCCTTCCTGGCCCTACTTCCCAGTACGTCTTCCGAGCCCTTCGTCTTCCGAGCCCTTCGTCTTCCGAACCCTTCGTCTTCCGAACCCTTCGTCTTCTGAGCCTTCTTCCTAGTCCTTCGCCTTCGCGTAGTCCGTTGCCATGCCGCCTGCGAAGTCGTAGACCACGCACGGTTCGTCTCCGACCACCCAGGCGTCGTGCCCGGGCGGGACCACAAAGGCGTCGCCCTCTGCGACCTCGCTCTCGCCGCCGTCGTCCATGCGTAGCCGCATGCGCCCTGTGACGCAGTAGCCGTTGTGATGGACCTGGCAGGTGTCCGTGCCGGCGATGGGCCCTACGGACTCGGACCAGCGCCAGCCGGGTTCGAAAGTGGCCACGGCGAAGTCGAGCCCCGTCATGTGGACCGCTTCGAGGTGTCCGAGCGGGAAGTCGCGCCGCTCGTCGGGCTTGTCCACGGCCTTGATCTCGATCATGTCGGTTCCCTCCATTGCGAGCCCCTTCCACCACACCATCGTCGTCCCGTCCACCTGGGGGCGCCATCCGGGGGACGCGGCCTTCGCGAACAAGCGGACAAGTGGGTCGAACAGGCGGAGAATGGTGCGCGGAGGCCGCCATCGCCGATCCACCAGAAAGGTGGCGATCATCGTGGCTGAACACCCCCACGCACTACTCGTCCGCAAGGGCTACGAAGCCTTCTCGAACGGTGACATGGACACCCTGCGCTCGATGATGACGAGCGACGCCACGCACCACGTGCCCGGGAGCCACCCGCTGTCCGGGGACTGCAAGGGGATCGACGCGGTACTCGACTACTACCGCCGACTGTTCGAGGAGACGGGCGGCACGTTCAAGGTCGAACTACGCAGCATCCTGGTGGACGGCCGTGGACATGCGGTCTCGCTCCACCACTCCACCGCCCGCCGTGGCGACAAGACCATGGACGAGGACGGAGGCATCGTCTTCCGAATCGTCGGAGACAAGATCACCGACCTCGACGAGTGCGTGGAAGACCTCGACGTGGGCAACGAGTTCTGGTCATGACGCCGTCGCCCGGCCGCGCAGCCGGGCGGACCGGTCCACATCCGCGATGCCGCCGGAGTCGATGACTCCGCTGCGGCACGGCTCGACACACCGTATGCCCGGCGAGCAGCACGTCCGACGAGCGACGAGCCGCATATCCGAAGGGGCCGCCCCGCCCGCCTCGACGACGATCTACGGCTGCTCGGAGCGCGACAGCTCGCCGGGTGTGTGCGGGGCGCGCCCGTCGGTAGGGCCTGCCGGCAGTGATGCGCGACGATCGGCCAGACCTCACGTGTCGTGGGTGGCCGCGTGCGTCAGTGCCTCCCGAGCCGCGTGCCGGTCACCGACCGTCTCCCACCACGGGTGGGTGTGCATCTCCTCGGCCAGACGCCTGCACCGCTCCCGCGCGTCCCCCAGACGATCACGCTGGTCGCCGGAGATCTCCGCGCGTCCCTCCGCGATGTCCGCGCCGCTCGGTAGGTGCGAGGCGATGTCCGCGCAGTGTTCGAGCGCGCGGGTGAAGGTGCGCCGCGCGGCGACCAGATCGCCGGGTATGACGAACTCGCCCACCGTGAAGGGACGGGAGAATTCGGACGGCCCCGGCTCCGTGTGCCACAGGGAGGCGTCGATGGGCTGCCCGTCGTCGAGCGCCCGGGTGAGTTCGCTCCGAACTCCCGTCCCCATGCCGTCACCGTCCCGCAGACCGGCCGGTCCTGGAAGCGGAAGGGGCTGTCCCGTCCCGGGCGCTGTCCGCAGACCCGGAACCGGCTCGGGGCGGCCTTCCAGGAACTCCTCCTTGTCCGTCGGGGTGACCCACATGTGCCAGCCCCGGCGGCCTGCCGGATGCGGCATGTAGAGCGAGACGAGTTCGCCCGCGCCAGTGCGCCGGATGACGTCGTCGTAGTAGAGCCCGCGCACCGGTTCCCACAGCCCGTGCCGTCCGCCACACCGGCCGGCGCCCTGCCGGGGACAGGGCACCGGATTGCTCCAGTCGCAGCGCGACATGTGCAGTTGTTTGACACCACCGCGCACCGACAGGGCCGCGCGGTCGGTCACGTCGCGCCAGCTCTGTACGTTCAGCCGGGCCCAGGGAGCGCGGTCGATGGGTATCGCGTTCTCGTTGTTGACGAGCCACAAGGGGGTGAGGCCCTCTCGGTGTGCGCTGCGGGTGCGCTCGTCCACGGAACCGCCGGCTATCGCCGCGAGCTGTATTTCATACGCCAGTCGGTACCTGTCGGCGCCCTCCACCGTCACATCCGTACGGCGCTTTCCGTGCTCGGCCCCCTCCGCTCGCGTCACATGGAAACCCTCCCCCGAGGCGATGTCGGCGGTGTATTCCCCGAGCGCTTTGTGGAGATCGCTCTCGGCCTTTGTCTCGGGGCGTTCGCCCTTTGCCACATGCATGGCGTGCGGTCGGCCGCTGACCTTGCGGATCGCCATGAAGCCGGGGCAGATGAACCCTTCGTCCTCATGGGCTTCCAGGCAGTACAGAAGATCCGGCTGGTAATTGCCGTAGATCTCGTCGAGCAGCCGCGGGTATTCGGGGTGTCCGAGATCCGCCTCGGTCAGATCGAGCGTGATGCCGAGGCCCCTGTGCCAGACGCTGTAGGTCATATGGCGAGAGTAGGACGCACCACTGACAATCCACTCGGGCGGTGATCGACAACGCCCGCCTGAATGCGACCGACGGCCTACTGAGACCGTTCGGGAAAACGATCGGTGAAAAGCCGGTCGAGGTGTGCGCGGACCGGGCACGCCCCTCGGTGACGGTCTCGACGACCTCGACGCCGGGATACTTCGATCTGCACCACACTGCCAGCGTCTCCCCTCTCCCACCTGCAGGCATGGGCCGCCAGGTCTCCGACCGGGACCGTTCGGCCCCTGCGCCGGCCGACGATCTGGCGGCACGATGGAGTTCACGACCCGGAAGGCGGCATTCCATGGGACGAGTGATCATCACCTGGACCGACCCGTCACCGGGGGGCCGGTCCGCGACAGCATGGGCCGAGCGGGAGGCCGCGCTGCGCCGGCTTCCCCTGAAGGTGGCGCAGGGCCCGCCGCCGAGTGATCAGGCGGACGGGGAGGCGGAGTTGATCGTGGCCGGGCTGGACCGAAGTCCCCGGCTTCCCGCGCCCGGCACGACGCCGGTGGTGTTCGTGCCCTGGGCACCGCGTCGCCTTCCCGACACCGTGACCGTGGGTCTCGATGCCCGCGACCCTGATGGCGGCGTCCTCCGGTTCGCCTTCGAGGCGGCAAGGCTGCGCGGGGTACGGCTGCACGCCGTGCACGCCTGGGCGCTGCCCGCCCGTGCCGCCGCCCGGTCACCGCTTCCCGTTCTGGAGGAGGACCGCGCCGAATGGGAGGACCAGGAGGTACAGCTGCTGTCCGACGCCCTGCGGCCCTGGCGCGGCAAGTACCCCGACGTCGACGTGCTGGAGGATGTGCTCCTCTTCGAGCCGTCCGACGCCCTGATCCACGCCGCCGAGAGCTCCGGGCTCCTGGTACTCGGCCTCCACACGGGCGACACCGCCCAGGACGTGCTGGAGGCGGCCGTGCGATGCCCGGTCGCCGTCGTGCCGTCCTAGGCCGGTCCTGGTCCCTGCCGTCAAACTCCGGTCGCCCGGCCAGGGGCCGGTCCCGGAGTCGGGCAGCGGCACAGCCCCCTGCGTCCTTCCGCCGCGCCGGCCCGCCCCCGGGGACGCCATGCTGCCGTCCGGGCCGATCGGACTGCACGGTACGCCGTCCGCGCCGACACCCGGCGCGGACGGCACATGTTCATGGTGCGCCCCCGCCAGGGAGACTGTTGCCGCGTGTTCAGTTCTTCGGCGCCCCCGTCAGTTCCTGGGCGACCTCTGCCGCCCAGTTCTCGATCGCGGTGAAGTCGCGGAAGTCGCCGCCCTTCCCGTTGCGCACGATCATCCGCGCCATGCGCCCCTTCGCGCCCTCGACCAGGCAGCCGCCGAAGGTGACATGTCCCTTGGCGTCGAGCCGGATCATGGTCCGCCGGACGTCGGACACGGGCGGGATCTCCCGCTCCGAGGCCGAGGCATCGAGCGGGCCGCTGCTGAACAGCCACAGAGGGCGCTCGGCGAGGGCCCGCCGGTGCCGGCGGACGAAGCGCCGGGCGTCCTTGTGCCAGCGTCCGGCGTACAGGCCTGCGCCGACCACGACGGCGTCATAGTGCGTCACGTCGCTGACCGACGCCGCCGGGGCGGCCTCGACCGTGAGGCCGTCCTTGCGCAGGACGTCGGCCACAGTCTCGGCGATCTGTGCGGTGGATCCGTTCGTAGTTCCGTAGGCGACCAGCACGTTGCCGGGCATGACGGTCCGCCTCCTCTCATATCCTGCGCATCCAGTCGTCGGCCACGCCGTGCACGGCCGGCTCGGCGGGCCGGACACGGGCGTCGTCCAGCCGGAAGGCGAGCTTGTCGACGACAGCGACGACCCCGTCGATCTGACGGGTCATGGAGACTGCGATCTCCGTCTCGCTCTTGCGTTCCATGTGCCCGGTAAGCGTGACCACACCTTCGGTCACGGCAACGTCGATGCTGCGCGGCGGCAGCCACAGCGCGCGCACCAGCACCTCCTCGATGACCTCGGTGCGGATCTCCTCGTCGGGCCGCAGGAAGACCCTCAGCAGGTCACGGCGGGTGACGATGCCGACGAGCCGGTCCGCCTCGTCGAGGACGGGCAGCCGCTCCACGCGGTGCTGGGCCATGGTTCGTGCGGCCTCGACGATGGAGTTGTCGGCGTGCACCGTGATCGGCGGCTCGGTCATCAACTGTCCGGCGGTGCGTGCCCTGGCCTTCGCCGCCTGCTTCCGGGCGCGCGACGTCAGCTCGGCGAGCCGGAAGCGCTTCTTCGGCTCATGGGGGTCGGATGTCTCCGCCTGCCGGACCACCAGGTCCGTTTCGGAGATGACCCCGATGACCTTGTCGTCATCGTCGACGACCGGCAGTCCGCTGATGCGGTGCTCGCCGAGCCGACGCGTCACCTCCTTGAACGGGGTGCCGTACTCGGCGCGGACGACCTCCGTCGTCATGACGGAGCCGACCTTGTTGTGCTTCATGATGTCTCCTCCTCAGCGGAGTCGGCGCAGATACGGGTCCTGGGGCCTGCGTGGCAGCAGGCGCACACGCGCATCGAGCACGGTCACTCCGCCCGGTGCCGCGAGTACGGGGTTGAAGTCGGCCTCGGCGAGCTGGGGCAGGTCGCTCGCCATACGGGAGAGCCGGTGCAGCAGCTGTCGAGGGCTTGGAGATCGACGGGCCCGCTGCCCTGTGGACCGAACAGCAGGGGCGCGCAGCGCTGGGTCGTGATCAGATCGTGCACGTCGTGGTCGGTGAGCGGGGCCAGGCGTGCGGCGTGGTCGGCGAGCACCTCGGTGGCGGTGCCGCCGAGGCCGGCGAGACCGATCACCTGGCCCGTCCGCTCGGCCAGCAGCGCACGGTGTCCCGGGCGCGGTGCGGCGCAGGCGCGGTCGGCGGCCAACTCGGCGGAGCGCCGGCTCACGCCGAAGAACCTCAGCCGCAGGTTCTCCGGGGACATCTCCTCGTACAGTCCCTGAAGTTGCTCGTGGTCCTTCGCCGTCACGGGGCGGATGCACACGGTCGTGCCGTCCGCGAGCAGGGCGTGGACCGGGGGGCGGCTGGGCGTGTCGTCCTTCATCGCGATTCTCCTCCGGGATTCCTTACACTTCGAGCGTCCAGCGGAACGGGGCGAGGTCCCATGGGCTGACCGGCGTTGAACCGAGGGCCGGTCGGCCCCCGGTGTCCGCATGTCGGTGACGGGAAGGGCGGCGCCATGGCGGGCAAGAAGACGGCGGCGTTGCCGCGCAAGACGTACGAGAAGGAACTGCTGCGCCTGCAGACGGAACTGGTGAAGCTCCAGGAGTGGGTGCGCGCCGAGCGCGCACGGCTGGTGATCGTCTTCGAGGGCCGGGACGCGGCGGGCAAGGGCGGCACCATCAAACGGGTCGCCGAGCACCTCAACCCGCGTGTCGCGCGGATCGCGGCGCTGCCGACGCCCACCGAGCGCGAGCGCACCCAGTGGTACTTCCAGCGGTACGTGGAGCATCTGCCGGCCGCCGGGGAGATCGCGCTGTTCGACCGGTCCTGGTACAACCGGGCCGGGGTCGAGCATGTCATGGGCTTCTGTACGAAGGAGGAGTACCAGCTCTTCCTGCGCCAGTGCCCGATCTTCGAGCGGATGCTCGTCGAGGACGGCATCCTGCTGCGCAAGTACTGGTTCTCGGTGAGCGACTCCGAGCAGCAGGACCGTTTCCGGCGCAGGCTGCAGGACCCGGTACGGCGCTGGAAGCTGTCGCCGATGGACCTGGAGTCGATCACCCGCTGGGAGGCGTACTCCCGGGCCAAGGACGAGATGCTGGTGCACACCGACGTCCGTGAGGCGCCGTGGTACGTGGTGGAGAGCGACGACAAGCGCCGGGCACGGCTGAACATGATCGCCCACCTGCTCGGCTCCCTGCCGTACCACGAGGTGCCGCCGCCGGTGCTGGAGCTGCCGGACCGACCGGCGTCGACCGGCTACGTGCGTCCGCCGCGCGATCTGCAGAACTACGTTCCCGATCACGCGGCGAACCTGTGACTCACCCGTACTGCGGTACGACCGCGACCGGGCAGGCGGAGTGGTACAGCACCGCGTGGGCGACCCGCCCGAGCTGAAGCCCGTGGTGTCCCTCGCGCCGCCTGGCCCCGACGACCAGCAGGTCGGCATCGTGGGAGAGGTAGGCCAGCACCCGGCGGGCGTGGCCCTCCAGGGCACGCCGGCGCACCTCGACGTCGGCCGGTGCGTCCCGCAGTGCCGTCTCCAGCGCCTCGACGGCCTCTTCCTGGTGCAACCGGGCGGGCTCACCGGCCATCAGGGGATGGTCGGTGGTCTCGTGCGCGGGGCACCGCCAGGCCCGTACGGCGTCGAGGGGCACCCCGCGCAGCCGGGCCTCCTCGTAGGCGAAGCGGATGGCAGCCGTCTGCCTCGCGTCCTCTCCGACACCCACCACGACCCTGCCGTGGACCGGCGTCCGGGCCTGGTTGTCGTGGCTGCCGCGCACCACGGCGACGTCGAGGCCGAGGAGGACGGGCCGGTAGCGGGTGGCGGCCGACGCGATGCCCGTCGGGTCGGGCTCGTGCTCGTCGCCGGCCTGCTCGCCGGCGTGGACCAGAACGACGGGGCGTTCCGTGTGCGCCACCACGGCCAGGCCGACGGAGCCGATCACGAAGCCGCCGATCCCGCTGAGGCCTCGGCGTCCGAGGACCAGCAGTTCGGCGTCCTTCGCCCGCTCTGTGAGGATGTCCGCGGGCCGACCGGCCACCTG
It encodes:
- a CDS encoding flavodoxin domain-containing protein, with translation MPGNVLVAYGTTNGSTAQIAETVADVLRKDGLTVEAAPAASVSDVTHYDAVVVGAGLYAGRWHKDARRFVRRHRRALAERPLWLFSSGPLDASASEREIPPVSDVRRTMIRLDAKGHVTFGGCLVEGAKGRMARMIVRNGKGGDFRDFTAIENWAAEVAQELTGAPKN
- a CDS encoding cupin domain-containing protein, with product MIEIKAVDKPDERRDFPLGHLEAVHMTGLDFAVATFEPGWRWSESVGPIAGTDTCQVHHNGYCVTGRMRLRMDDGGESEVAEGDAFVVPPGHDAWVVGDEPCVVYDFAGGMATDYAKAKD
- a CDS encoding VWA domain-containing protein, giving the protein MRIGTGETVDAAQAVAALGLADRELLREGLAATLLHGPTQRQVFDPVFDLYFPRGIGAPQGESADRDELRDRLAAALAAGDEMLMARLAAEAVDGFGGYGSSPASDGWSSHQTLDRLRPQTLFARVRDSVRAQSGASGFTDRLLEDEIRRRIETFRRQVAAEARRRIAERRDRDELARRAVATTPDRVDFLYAGKLQLVELRRTVQPLARKLATRLAARRRRASRGSIDLRRTLRGSLSTGGVPMKPVLRRRRPVRPELVLLCDVSGSVSGFSDFTMLLVQALHDQFSKVRVFAFVNRLDEVTPLLEHGAADPEGLGARIRAEATLTGWHGSSDYGVALGEFAERYGDAVGPRTTVFILGDARTNRSDPNLAAVGRFAERARRVYWLNPEPQALWGTGDSAAPGYAELVEMHECRTARQLSALVARLLPV
- a CDS encoding CBS domain-containing protein, coding for MKHNKVGSVMTTEVVRAEYGTPFKEVTRRLGEHRISGLPVVDDDDKVIGVISETDLVVRQAETSDPHEPKKRFRLAELTSRARKQAAKARARTAGQLMTEPPITVHADNSIVEAARTMAQHRVERLPVLDEADRLVGIVTRRDLLRVFLRPDEEIRTEVIEEVLVRALWLPPRSIDVAVTEGVVTLTGHMERKSETEIAVSMTRQIDGVVAVVDKLAFRLDDARVRPAEPAVHGVADDWMRRI
- a CDS encoding competence protein CoiA family protein encodes the protein MTYSVWHRGLGITLDLTEADLGHPEYPRLLDEIYGNYQPDLLYCLEAHEDEGFICPGFMAIRKVSGRPHAMHVAKGERPETKAESDLHKALGEYTADIASGEGFHVTRAEGAEHGKRRTDVTVEGADRYRLAYEIQLAAIAGGSVDERTRSAHREGLTPLWLVNNENAIPIDRAPWARLNVQSWRDVTDRAALSVRGGVKQLHMSRCDWSNPVPCPRQGAGRCGGRHGLWEPVRGLYYDDVIRRTGAGELVSLYMPHPAGRRGWHMWVTPTDKEEFLEGRPEPVPGLRTAPGTGQPLPLPGPAGLRDGDGMGTGVRSELTRALDDGQPIDASLWHTEPGPSEFSRPFTVGEFVIPGDLVAARRTFTRALEHCADIASHLPSGADIAEGRAEISGDQRDRLGDARERCRRLAEEMHTHPWWETVGDRHAAREALTHAATHDT
- a CDS encoding nuclear transport factor 2 family protein, which translates into the protein MAEHPHALLVRKGYEAFSNGDMDTLRSMMTSDATHHVPGSHPLSGDCKGIDAVLDYYRRLFEETGGTFKVELRSILVDGRGHAVSLHHSTARRGDKTMDEDGGIVFRIVGDKITDLDECVEDLDVGNEFWS
- the ppk2 gene encoding polyphosphate kinase 2, whose translation is MAGKKTAALPRKTYEKELLRLQTELVKLQEWVRAERARLVIVFEGRDAAGKGGTIKRVAEHLNPRVARIAALPTPTERERTQWYFQRYVEHLPAAGEIALFDRSWYNRAGVEHVMGFCTKEEYQLFLRQCPIFERMLVEDGILLRKYWFSVSDSEQQDRFRRRLQDPVRRWKLSPMDLESITRWEAYSRAKDEMLVHTDVREAPWYVVESDDKRRARLNMIAHLLGSLPYHEVPPPVLELPDRPASTGYVRPPRDLQNYVPDHAANL
- a CDS encoding universal stress protein; this encodes MGRVIITWTDPSPGGRSATAWAEREAALRRLPLKVAQGPPPSDQADGEAELIVAGLDRSPRLPAPGTTPVVFVPWAPRRLPDTVTVGLDARDPDGGVLRFAFEAARLRGVRLHAVHAWALPARAAARSPLPVLEEDRAEWEDQEVQLLSDALRPWRGKYPDVDVLEDVLLFEPSDALIHAAESSGLLVLGLHTGDTAQDVLEAAVRCPVAVVPS
- a CDS encoding universal stress protein, with amino-acid sequence MGLLPQGASRIHRGTRAGEGRPAGTAQQIPRWRSFGPVGAVADDPHRCLQHEGSGGRSSRPHPARRGWGRSVPARDQRPLRQLVPGDDAGSRSLISWQSHGPHRCRRSRRFPESRAAAEWAAREATLRGLPLRVLHVREPVPEPIAQAPLLGGETLQYWSDKIPRETGEGIRLRHPGLEVVTEQVAGRPADILTERAKDAELLVLGRRGLSGIGGFVIGSVGLAVVAHTERPVVLVHAGEQAGDEHEPDPTGIASAATRYRPVLLGLDVAVVRGSHDNQARTPVHGRVVVGVGEDARQTAAIRFAYEEARLRGVPLDAVRAWRCPAHETTDHPLMAGEPARLHQEEAVEALETALRDAPADVEVRRRALEGHARRVLAYLSHDADLLVVGARRREGHHGLQLGRVAHAVLYHSACPVAVVPQYG